The genomic region GGGAATCTGGAACAAACTGAAGCGTGTGCTTCATGTGAAAGAGTAGCGGCGCTACTACCTCTGATGGCACATCAACTTCCTTAACCTCGTTACACTTTGTACACCGAGACAGCACATGGTGCGAGTGTTTACACGCACGGTGATTACACGCCAGATACGTGCCTTCAGGAGTAACTCGGTGAACGAGATTAAGCTGTGAGAGCGTATCAAGAATTCGATACACGGAAGCCTTATCAAGAGTAACGTCCCCTCCTCCGTTACC from bacterium harbors:
- a CDS encoding transcriptional repressor, which translates into the protein GFLSTSLEALKTAGCRITRSRIAVIECIAKAEQPLSAPAIYEQLSGNGGGDVTLDKASVYRILDTLSQLNLVHRVTPEGTYLACNHRACKHSHHVLSRCTKCNEVKEVDVPSEVVAPLLFHMKHTLQFVPDSHLLHMDGVCASCVK